The Micromonospora sp. WMMD961 genome has a segment encoding these proteins:
- the gltB gene encoding glutamate synthase large subunit: MAQPYADTAQPYPHSPQASPTPDPRPPAQGLYDPAQEHDACGVAFVADLHGRRSHAVVANGLGALCRLDHRGARGAEPNTGDGAGIMIQVPDAFLRAVADVALPPAGEYATGLVFLPDDDTAEARARRVVEKYALVEGADLLGWRDVPIDPSELGETALAAMPRIRQVFLAARRLTDAPEGPAGSPLHGIELDRVAFSLRKQAERETAERGVPAYFPSLSSRTMVYKGMLTPDQLPAFYPDLRDERIDSAIALVHSRFSTNTFPSWPLAHPYRFIAHNGEINTIRGNRNWMQAREALLRSPNVPGNIRRVFPVCTPGASDSANFDEVLELLHLAGRSLPHAVLMMIPEAWENDPGMEPAKRAFYRFHASLMEPWDGPASVAFTDGEIVGAVLDRNGLRPGRWWQTDDGLVVLGSEAGVLDLDPAHVVAKGRLQPGKMFLVDTVAGRIVHDEEIKSELAAAQPYGEWLHAGLIELGDLPAREHTVYTHDSVRRRQQTFGYTEEELKILLAPMARTGVEPLGSMGTDTPISPLSTRPRLLYDYFHQLFAQVTNPPLDAIREELVTSLASTIGPEGNLLDPSAASCRQIVLPHPILDNDELAKILSIDEDGDLPGFKAVRVSGLYRIREGAAGIKARLTEICRHVSEAIEDGVRILVLSDRDSNADLAPIPSLLLTAAVHQHLVREQTRTQAALIVESGDCREVHHAAVLIGYGAAAINPYLAFESVEDMISTGSLVGVEPAAAVRNYAKALGKGVLKIMSKMGISTVSSYCGAQVFEAVGLDSRLVERYFRGTPSRIGGVGLAGVHAEVAARHALAWPPAGTADSDRLEVGGEYQWRREGELHLFNPETVFLLQHATRSRQYDVFREYTAKVDALATQAGSLRGLFTLRTGLRPAVPIEEVEPATEIVKRFATGAMSYGSISAEAHETLAIAMNRLGGKSNTGEGGEDVERLHDPARRSAVKQIASGRFGVTSEYLVNADDLQIKMAQGAKPGEGGQLPGNKVWPWIARTRHATPGVGLISPPPHHDIYSIEDLAQLVHDLKCVNPAARVHVKLVSEVGVGTVAAGVAKLKADVILISGHDGGTGASPMNSLKHAGTPWELGLAEAQQTLLLNKLRDRVTVQVDGQLKTGRDVLVAALLGAEEFGFATAPLIVAGCVMMRVCHLDTCPVGIATQNPVLRERFTGTPEFVENFFLFLAEEVRGYLAELGLRSIEEAIGQSELLDVAPALTHWKAHGLDLAPVLHLPELPAGAARRGVRAQDHGLDQALDNELIALARPALSDGAPVRVEVAVRNEHRSVGAMLGGEVTRRFGGAGLPDDTIEFVLHGTAGQSFGAFLPRGVTLRLHGDANDYVGKGLSGGRVVVRPDAAAPFLDPDAGPGQRAEDQIIAGNTILYGATAGEVFLRGRVGERFAVRNSGAVAVVEGVGDHGCEYMTGGTVVVLGATGRNFAAGMSGGTAYVHHLDVARVNTELVDLAPLGEQEQALLHELVQRHVAETGSAVAEELLKRWPEAVAEFTAVVPRDYRRVLEIMRAAEAAGRDVDDAVMEELTAPAVPAMPVPPAPRVAAQEVARA; this comes from the coding sequence GTGGCTCAGCCGTACGCGGACACAGCACAGCCGTACCCGCACAGCCCGCAGGCGTCCCCGACGCCCGACCCCCGCCCGCCCGCCCAGGGCCTCTACGACCCGGCGCAGGAGCACGACGCCTGCGGAGTGGCCTTCGTAGCGGACCTGCACGGCCGGCGTTCGCACGCGGTCGTCGCGAACGGGCTCGGTGCCCTGTGTCGACTGGACCATCGCGGCGCCCGGGGCGCGGAGCCGAACACCGGCGACGGCGCGGGCATCATGATCCAGGTGCCCGACGCGTTCCTGCGCGCGGTGGCCGACGTCGCGCTTCCCCCGGCCGGCGAGTACGCGACGGGGCTGGTCTTCCTCCCCGACGACGACACCGCCGAGGCCCGTGCCCGGCGGGTGGTCGAGAAGTACGCGCTGGTCGAGGGCGCTGACCTGCTCGGCTGGCGGGACGTGCCGATCGACCCCAGCGAGCTTGGCGAGACTGCCCTGGCGGCGATGCCCCGGATCCGACAGGTCTTCCTGGCTGCCCGCCGCCTCACCGACGCCCCCGAGGGGCCGGCCGGTTCCCCGCTGCACGGCATCGAACTGGACCGGGTGGCGTTCAGCCTGCGCAAGCAGGCCGAACGGGAGACCGCCGAGCGGGGCGTGCCGGCGTACTTCCCGTCGTTGTCCAGCCGCACCATGGTCTACAAGGGAATGCTCACCCCCGACCAGTTGCCGGCGTTCTACCCGGACCTGCGTGACGAGCGGATCGACAGCGCGATCGCGTTGGTGCACTCGCGCTTCTCCACCAACACGTTCCCCTCCTGGCCGCTGGCGCACCCGTACCGGTTCATCGCCCACAACGGCGAGATCAACACGATCCGCGGCAACCGCAACTGGATGCAGGCCCGGGAGGCGTTGCTGCGCTCGCCGAACGTGCCGGGCAACATCCGTCGGGTCTTCCCGGTCTGCACGCCCGGCGCCTCCGACTCGGCGAACTTCGACGAGGTCCTGGAGCTGCTGCACCTGGCGGGGCGGAGCCTGCCGCACGCGGTGCTCATGATGATCCCGGAGGCGTGGGAGAACGACCCGGGCATGGAGCCGGCCAAGCGCGCCTTCTACCGCTTCCACGCCAGCCTCATGGAGCCGTGGGACGGCCCCGCGTCGGTGGCGTTCACCGACGGCGAGATCGTCGGCGCGGTGCTGGACCGCAACGGGCTGCGTCCCGGGCGCTGGTGGCAGACCGACGACGGGCTCGTCGTGCTCGGTTCCGAGGCGGGCGTGCTCGACCTCGACCCGGCCCACGTGGTCGCGAAGGGGCGACTCCAGCCGGGCAAGATGTTCCTGGTCGACACCGTCGCCGGTCGGATCGTGCACGACGAGGAGATCAAGTCCGAGCTGGCCGCCGCCCAGCCGTACGGCGAGTGGCTGCACGCCGGGCTGATCGAGTTGGGCGACCTCCCGGCCCGCGAGCACACCGTCTACACCCACGACTCGGTGCGCCGCCGGCAGCAGACCTTCGGCTACACCGAGGAGGAGCTGAAGATCCTGCTCGCGCCGATGGCGCGTACCGGCGTCGAGCCGCTCGGTTCGATGGGTACGGACACCCCGATCTCGCCGCTGTCCACCCGGCCGCGCCTGCTCTACGACTACTTCCACCAGCTCTTCGCCCAGGTCACCAACCCGCCGCTGGACGCCATCCGCGAGGAGCTGGTGACCAGCCTGGCGTCGACCATCGGGCCGGAGGGCAACCTGCTCGACCCGAGTGCGGCGAGCTGCCGGCAGATCGTGCTGCCGCACCCGATCCTCGACAACGACGAGCTGGCGAAGATCCTCTCCATCGACGAGGACGGTGACCTGCCCGGCTTCAAGGCGGTCCGGGTGTCCGGGCTGTACCGCATCCGGGAGGGCGCCGCCGGGATCAAGGCGCGGCTGACCGAGATCTGCCGGCACGTCTCCGAGGCGATCGAGGACGGCGTCCGGATCCTGGTGCTCTCCGACCGGGACTCCAACGCCGACCTGGCACCGATCCCGTCGCTGCTGCTCACCGCCGCGGTGCACCAGCACCTGGTGCGCGAGCAGACCCGCACCCAGGCGGCGTTGATCGTCGAGTCCGGCGACTGCCGGGAGGTGCACCACGCGGCCGTCCTGATCGGGTACGGCGCGGCGGCGATCAACCCGTACCTGGCGTTCGAGTCGGTGGAGGACATGATCTCCACGGGCTCGCTCGTCGGGGTGGAACCCGCCGCCGCGGTGCGCAACTACGCGAAGGCGCTCGGCAAGGGCGTCCTGAAGATCATGTCGAAGATGGGCATCTCGACGGTCTCGTCGTACTGCGGGGCGCAGGTCTTCGAGGCGGTCGGCCTGGACAGCCGGCTGGTCGAGCGTTACTTCCGGGGCACCCCCAGCCGCATCGGTGGGGTGGGTCTCGCTGGCGTACACGCCGAGGTGGCCGCCCGGCACGCGCTGGCCTGGCCCCCGGCCGGCACCGCCGACTCCGACCGCTTGGAGGTCGGTGGCGAATACCAGTGGCGTCGCGAGGGTGAGCTGCACCTGTTCAACCCGGAGACGGTCTTCCTGTTGCAGCACGCCACCCGGAGCCGGCAGTACGACGTCTTCCGCGAGTACACCGCGAAGGTCGACGCGCTCGCCACGCAGGCGGGTTCGCTGCGCGGGTTGTTCACCCTGCGCACCGGGCTCCGTCCGGCGGTGCCGATCGAGGAGGTCGAGCCGGCCACCGAGATCGTCAAGCGGTTCGCCACCGGCGCCATGTCGTACGGGTCGATCTCGGCCGAGGCACACGAGACGCTGGCCATCGCGATGAACCGTCTCGGCGGAAAGTCCAACACCGGTGAGGGCGGCGAGGACGTCGAGCGCCTGCACGACCCGGCCCGCCGCTCGGCGGTCAAGCAGATCGCCAGCGGGCGCTTCGGTGTGACCAGCGAATACCTGGTCAACGCCGACGACCTCCAGATCAAGATGGCCCAGGGCGCGAAGCCGGGCGAGGGTGGTCAACTGCCCGGCAACAAGGTCTGGCCGTGGATCGCCCGCACCCGGCACGCCACCCCCGGGGTGGGTCTGATCTCCCCGCCGCCGCACCACGACATCTACTCCATCGAGGACCTCGCCCAGTTGGTCCACGACCTGAAGTGCGTCAACCCGGCGGCCCGGGTGCACGTCAAGCTGGTCAGCGAGGTCGGCGTCGGCACCGTCGCCGCCGGGGTGGCGAAGCTCAAGGCGGACGTCATCCTGATCTCCGGCCACGACGGCGGCACCGGCGCGTCCCCGATGAACTCGCTCAAGCACGCCGGCACGCCGTGGGAGCTGGGGCTGGCCGAGGCGCAGCAGACGCTGTTGCTCAACAAGCTGCGCGACCGGGTCACCGTGCAGGTCGACGGTCAACTCAAGACCGGCCGGGACGTACTGGTCGCGGCGCTGCTCGGCGCGGAGGAGTTCGGCTTCGCGACCGCGCCGCTGATCGTCGCCGGCTGCGTGATGATGCGGGTCTGCCATCTGGACACCTGCCCGGTCGGCATCGCCACCCAGAATCCGGTCCTGCGGGAGCGGTTCACCGGCACCCCGGAGTTCGTGGAGAACTTCTTCCTCTTCCTCGCCGAGGAGGTCCGGGGATACCTGGCCGAGCTGGGTCTGCGGTCGATCGAGGAGGCGATCGGGCAGTCCGAGCTGCTCGACGTGGCCCCGGCCCTGACGCACTGGAAGGCGCACGGGTTGGACCTGGCGCCCGTCCTGCACCTGCCGGAGCTGCCCGCCGGGGCGGCCCGACGCGGGGTGCGCGCCCAGGACCACGGTCTGGACCAGGCCCTGGACAACGAGCTGATCGCGCTGGCCCGTCCGGCGCTGTCCGACGGGGCCCCGGTGCGCGTCGAGGTGGCGGTGCGCAACGAGCACCGCAGCGTCGGCGCGATGCTCGGCGGGGAGGTCACCCGTCGCTTCGGCGGTGCCGGCCTTCCGGACGACACCATCGAGTTCGTGCTGCACGGCACGGCCGGGCAGTCGTTCGGTGCGTTCCTGCCGCGCGGGGTGACCCTGCGGCTGCACGGCGACGCCAACGACTACGTGGGCAAGGGCCTCTCCGGTGGGCGGGTCGTCGTCCGTCCGGACGCCGCCGCGCCGTTCCTCGACCCCGACGCCGGGCCGGGGCAGCGGGCCGAGGACCAGATCATCGCCGGCAACACCATCCTGTACGGGGCCACGGCGGGCGAGGTCTTCCTGCGCGGCCGGGTGGGGGAGCGGTTCGCGGTCCGCAACTCCGGCGCGGTCGCCGTGGTCGAGGGCGTCGGCGACCACGGTTGCGAGTACATGACCGGCGGCACCGTCGTGGTGCTCGGTGCGACCGGCCGTAACTTCGCGGCGGGCATGTCCGGCGGCACGGCGTACGTGCACCACCTGGACGTTGCGCGGGTCAACACCGAGCTGGTGGACCTGGCGCCGCTGGGCGAGCAGGAGCAGGCGCTGCTGCACGAACTGGTCCAGCGGCATGTGGCCGAGACCGGGTCGGCGGTGGCCGAGGAGCTGCTCAAGCGCTGGCCGGAGGCGGTGGCCGAGTTCACCGCAGTGGTGCCCCGCGACTACCGCCGGGTGCTGGAGATCATGCGGGCCGCCGAAGCCGCCGGCCGCGACGTCGACGACGCGGTCATGGAAGAACTGACCGCACCCGCTGTGCCGGCGATGCCGGTGCCGCCCGCCCCGCGGGTGGCCGCCCAGGAGGTGGCACGTGCCTGA
- a CDS encoding NAD(P)/FAD-dependent oxidoreductase, which produces MRSAVVVGAGVGGLAVAGALARSGWTVTLMERAERVRPEPTAVVLWPNGVRALQALGLGAGLAAIATPLPDGGVRRPDGHWLVQPRPVPADRMPVVVHREDLHDALIAGLGERVDLRTGVTVRHVRVEPGERPAVSDGRQTIEVDLVVAADGTDSGIRRQLAPESRVVSSGCAAWRAVIPWYKAPRLPDDQPLAGEILGAGYRFVAASLGERGSSGGSTRGGIYWVATAAGAPRPEPPETQLALLRRWYAGWPDPIGALLDATDPSDLVQQEVRELRPLPRAYGFPAGPGGVVLLGDAAHAMPPHLGQGACLAFEDAATLASLLREARLPDAVQAYDRVRRPRAATVVRQTRRMSAVLQARGRLALRARDAALGTINSRLLSSAATSAAQWRPPT; this is translated from the coding sequence ATGCGAAGCGCGGTGGTGGTCGGCGCCGGGGTCGGCGGCCTCGCGGTGGCCGGCGCGCTGGCGCGCTCCGGCTGGACGGTCACCCTGATGGAGCGCGCCGAACGGGTCCGCCCCGAGCCGACCGCCGTGGTGCTCTGGCCCAACGGCGTACGCGCGCTGCAAGCCCTCGGCCTCGGCGCGGGCCTGGCTGCCATCGCCACCCCGCTGCCCGACGGTGGGGTCCGCCGCCCGGACGGGCACTGGCTCGTGCAGCCCCGGCCCGTCCCCGCCGACCGGATGCCGGTGGTGGTGCACCGCGAGGACCTACACGACGCGTTGATCGCCGGTCTCGGTGAGCGGGTCGACCTGCGGACCGGTGTCACCGTGCGCCACGTCCGGGTCGAGCCGGGCGAGCGGCCTGCGGTCAGCGACGGGCGACAGACCATCGAGGTCGACCTGGTGGTCGCCGCCGACGGCACCGACAGCGGCATCCGCCGCCAACTCGCCCCCGAGTCCCGGGTGGTCAGCTCCGGATGTGCCGCCTGGCGGGCCGTCATCCCCTGGTACAAGGCGCCTCGGCTACCCGACGACCAGCCGCTGGCCGGTGAGATCCTTGGCGCGGGCTACCGGTTCGTGGCCGCGTCGTTGGGCGAGCGCGGCTCGTCGGGTGGCTCCACCCGGGGCGGCATCTACTGGGTGGCAACCGCTGCCGGCGCACCGCGCCCCGAACCGCCGGAGACGCAACTCGCCCTGCTGCGCCGCTGGTACGCGGGCTGGCCCGACCCGATCGGCGCGCTGCTCGACGCCACCGACCCCTCCGACCTGGTCCAGCAGGAGGTCCGCGAGCTGCGACCGCTGCCCCGCGCGTACGGCTTTCCGGCCGGGCCGGGCGGGGTGGTGCTGCTCGGCGATGCGGCGCACGCCATGCCACCGCACCTCGGGCAGGGCGCCTGCCTCGCGTTCGAGGACGCCGCCACGCTCGCCTCCCTGCTCCGCGAGGCTCGGCTGCCCGACGCCGTTCAGGCGTACGACCGGGTGCGCCGGCCACGCGCCGCCACTGTGGTGCGGCAGACCCGGCGGATGTCCGCGGTGCTCCAGGCCCGCGGCCGGTTGGCGCTGCGCGCCCGCGACGCCGCACTCGGCACGATCAACTCCCGACTGCTCTCCAGCGCCGCCACCTCCGCCGCCCAGTGGCGTCCCCCCACCTAA
- the lgt gene encoding prolipoprotein diacylglyceryl transferase: MTLASLSPQAALPSPSTAVWQLGPVPIRAYALCIIAGIVLACWVTERRLRQRGVAPGAVLDIAVWAVPAGIIGARIYHVITSPEKYFGAGGEPMKAFAIWEGGLGIWGAVAGGAVGAWIAARQLGIPFGVVADALAPGLPLAQAVGRLGNWFNNELFGARTTLPWGLEIHRMDPDNPGHALRDDAGQPILEPGLYQPTFLYELLWNLGVVALVLLLDRRLKLGRGRAFALYVMGYTAGRFWIELMRTDEANQILGVRLNVWTAALVFLGGLIYFVRVRGPQEFLIPLGATATPTPPPASDLSQVDLSERETPTRAAAPEGYRVVSEEQYAAWQETGVVPPEPASDEAAGPDAGEPRTDESAADSPSSDDDQADEPSADRADVMGTRSADRADAAGARPADRDS, encoded by the coding sequence GTGACCCTCGCCTCGCTGTCCCCCCAGGCGGCCCTGCCCAGCCCCAGCACCGCGGTCTGGCAGCTCGGGCCGGTGCCGATCCGGGCCTACGCGCTCTGCATCATCGCCGGCATCGTGCTGGCCTGCTGGGTGACGGAGCGCCGGCTGCGGCAGCGCGGCGTCGCGCCCGGCGCGGTGCTCGACATCGCGGTCTGGGCGGTGCCCGCGGGCATCATCGGCGCTCGGATCTACCACGTGATCACCTCGCCGGAGAAATACTTCGGTGCCGGTGGTGAGCCGATGAAGGCGTTCGCCATCTGGGAGGGTGGTCTCGGCATCTGGGGCGCCGTCGCCGGTGGCGCGGTCGGGGCCTGGATCGCGGCCCGGCAGCTGGGTATCCCGTTCGGGGTGGTGGCCGACGCGCTGGCGCCCGGGCTGCCGCTGGCCCAGGCGGTCGGCCGGCTCGGCAACTGGTTCAACAACGAGCTGTTCGGCGCCCGGACCACGCTGCCCTGGGGCCTGGAGATCCACCGGATGGATCCGGACAATCCGGGGCACGCGCTGCGCGACGACGCCGGGCAGCCGATCCTCGAACCGGGCCTGTACCAGCCGACCTTCCTCTACGAGCTGCTGTGGAACCTCGGCGTCGTGGCCCTGGTCCTCCTCCTCGACCGCCGGCTCAAGCTGGGCCGGGGCCGGGCCTTCGCGCTCTACGTGATGGGCTACACCGCCGGCCGGTTCTGGATCGAGCTGATGCGCACCGACGAGGCCAACCAGATCCTCGGTGTCCGGCTCAACGTCTGGACGGCCGCCCTGGTCTTCCTCGGCGGGTTGATCTACTTCGTCCGGGTGCGCGGCCCGCAGGAGTTCCTGATCCCGCTCGGCGCTACGGCGACGCCGACCCCGCCCCCCGCGTCCGACCTGTCCCAGGTGGACCTCTCCGAGCGGGAGACCCCCACGCGGGCCGCCGCGCCGGAGGGCTACCGAGTGGTCAGCGAGGAGCAGTACGCCGCCTGGCAGGAGACCGGCGTCGTGCCGCCGGAGCCCGCCAGCGACGAGGCGGCCGGCCCGGACGCCGGCGAGCCTCGCACCGACGAGTCGGCCGCCGACAGCCCGTCCAGCGACGACGACCAGGCGGACGAGCCGTCAGCCGACCGGGCCGACGTCATGGGCACCCGCTCCGCTGACCGGGCTGACGCTGCGGGCGCACGCCCCGCCGACCGGGACAGCTGA
- the trpA gene encoding tryptophan synthase subunit alpha translates to MSRIGLAFDKARADGRALLVGCMPAGFPSVEGSIAAMIAMVEAGVDVIEVEIPYSDPVMDGPVIQKASDIALAGGVRTADTMRVVEAVAATGAPVVTMTYWNPVERYGVDVFARDLASAGGTGLITPDLIPDEADEWLAASDAHGLDRTFLVSPSSTDARLAMTVEHCRGFVYATAVMGVTGARASTSDAAPTLVSRVRAVTDLPVGVGLGVGTGAQAGTVAGYADGVIVGSALVRCLLDAPTEADGLAALRTLSAELAEGVRNPTR, encoded by the coding sequence ATGAGCCGGATCGGGCTGGCCTTCGACAAGGCCCGCGCTGACGGTCGGGCACTGCTGGTCGGCTGCATGCCGGCTGGTTTCCCGAGCGTCGAGGGCAGCATCGCCGCGATGATCGCCATGGTCGAGGCCGGCGTCGACGTCATCGAGGTGGAGATCCCCTACTCCGACCCGGTGATGGACGGGCCGGTGATCCAGAAGGCCAGTGACATCGCCCTGGCCGGTGGCGTACGCACCGCCGACACCATGCGCGTCGTCGAGGCGGTGGCGGCCACCGGCGCCCCGGTGGTCACCATGACCTACTGGAACCCGGTCGAGCGGTACGGCGTGGACGTGTTCGCCCGTGACCTCGCCTCCGCCGGCGGCACCGGTCTGATCACCCCCGACCTGATCCCCGACGAGGCCGACGAGTGGCTCGCGGCCTCGGACGCGCACGGGCTGGACCGCACGTTCCTGGTCTCGCCGTCGTCCACCGACGCTCGGCTGGCGATGACCGTGGAGCACTGCCGTGGCTTCGTCTACGCGACCGCCGTCATGGGTGTGACCGGTGCCCGGGCCAGCACGTCGGACGCGGCTCCGACGTTGGTCTCCCGGGTCCGGGCGGTCACCGACCTGCCGGTCGGGGTCGGTCTGGGCGTGGGCACCGGTGCGCAGGCCGGCACGGTCGCCGGTTACGCCGACGGCGTGATCGTCGGCAGCGCCCTGGTCCGGTGCCTGCTCGACGCGCCCACCGAGGCCGACGGGTTGGCCGCGCTGCGTACCCTCAGCGCCGAGCTCGCCGAGGGCGTCCGCAACCCCACCCGCTGA
- a CDS encoding glutamate synthase subunit beta: MPDPNGFLRYDRRLPARRPVSVRISDWREVYPPAGEELVREQATRCMDCGIPFCHDGCPLGNRIPDWNDLVRTGNWDAAVESLHATNNFPEFTGRLCPAPCEAACVLGISGGQPVTIKQVEVEIADAAAARGFTPRPVPAPSGRSVAVVGSGPAGLAAAQQLARAGHAVTVYERDDAIGGLLRYGIPDFKLEKRHIDARLAQLVAEGVRFRTGVNVGVDVTAEQLRAEHDAVLLACGALQGRDTPETPGRALRGVHQAMAHLVAANRAVATATTDQAGVVPTGERRLARAVLPDGTPIDAAGKHVVIIGGGDTAADCLGVAHRQGAAGVHQLDLYPQPPQERDEARDPWPTWPWVLRSYPAHEEGGERVFAVAVQEFVDDGTGQVRAVRIAEVTVEKRDGRRVVTVVPGSERELPADLVLLAIGFEGTEQQPLLAQFGVARNPRGAVDARDDWQTDVDGVFVAGDMHRGASLIVWAIAEGRAAAAAIHAYLGGAGTLPAPVGPAAQALAAR; this comes from the coding sequence GTGCCTGACCCGAACGGTTTCCTGCGCTACGACCGGCGACTGCCGGCCCGCCGTCCGGTGTCGGTGCGGATCAGCGACTGGCGTGAGGTCTACCCGCCGGCCGGCGAGGAGCTGGTCCGTGAGCAGGCCACCCGATGCATGGACTGCGGCATCCCGTTCTGTCACGACGGCTGCCCGCTGGGCAACCGCATCCCGGACTGGAACGACCTGGTGCGTACCGGCAACTGGGACGCCGCGGTGGAATCGCTGCACGCCACCAACAACTTCCCGGAGTTCACCGGCCGGCTCTGTCCGGCGCCCTGCGAGGCCGCCTGCGTGCTCGGCATCTCCGGTGGTCAGCCGGTGACCATCAAGCAGGTCGAGGTGGAGATCGCCGACGCCGCCGCAGCGCGCGGGTTCACCCCCCGTCCGGTGCCGGCGCCGTCCGGCCGGTCGGTCGCCGTCGTCGGCTCCGGCCCCGCCGGCCTCGCCGCCGCCCAGCAGTTGGCCCGCGCCGGTCACGCGGTGACGGTGTACGAGCGGGACGACGCGATCGGCGGTCTGCTCCGGTACGGCATCCCCGACTTCAAGCTGGAGAAGCGGCACATCGACGCTAGGTTGGCCCAGCTCGTCGCCGAGGGGGTGCGCTTCCGCACCGGTGTCAACGTCGGGGTGGACGTCACCGCCGAGCAGTTGCGCGCCGAACACGACGCGGTGCTGTTGGCCTGCGGCGCGTTGCAGGGCCGGGACACTCCGGAGACCCCGGGACGGGCGCTTCGGGGCGTACACCAGGCGATGGCGCACCTGGTCGCGGCGAATCGCGCGGTCGCCACCGCGACCACCGACCAGGCCGGCGTCGTGCCCACCGGCGAGCGCCGGTTGGCGCGGGCGGTGTTGCCGGACGGCACTCCGATCGACGCGGCCGGCAAGCACGTGGTGATCATCGGCGGCGGTGACACCGCGGCGGACTGTCTCGGCGTCGCACACCGGCAGGGCGCCGCGGGCGTGCACCAGCTCGACCTGTACCCGCAGCCGCCGCAGGAGCGCGACGAGGCACGGGACCCGTGGCCGACCTGGCCGTGGGTGCTGCGCAGCTACCCGGCGCACGAGGAGGGCGGCGAGCGGGTCTTCGCGGTGGCGGTGCAGGAGTTCGTGGACGACGGCACCGGCCAGGTGCGGGCGGTGCGCATCGCCGAGGTGACAGTGGAGAAGCGCGACGGCCGGCGGGTCGTCACGGTGGTGCCGGGCTCGGAGCGGGAGCTGCCGGCCGATCTGGTGCTGCTGGCGATCGGGTTCGAGGGCACCGAGCAGCAGCCGTTGCTGGCCCAGTTCGGCGTGGCCCGCAACCCTCGGGGCGCGGTGGACGCCCGCGACGACTGGCAGACCGACGTCGACGGGGTGTTCGTCGCCGGCGACATGCACCGGGGCGCCTCGTTGATCGTCTGGGCCATCGCCGAGGGGCGTGCGGCGGCCGCCGCCATCCACGCGTACCTCGGCGGCGCCGGCACGTTGCCGGCCCCGGTCGGCCCGGCGGCGCAGGCTCTCGCCGCTCGCTGA
- a CDS encoding GNAT family N-acetyltransferase, giving the protein MDPLNKHVFDRLERFYDAVPRDVAGAEEHGGLVLFVRDGNGWPFYARPRLDAAEPPSLADVASVRERQRKLGLPEAFEWVHETSPELLAVARSAGLHVLEAPLMVLDPTALPDPATLSDVAVRVLAADSPGFAADVAARRAVAAVSFAAAGTAPGEAGPAERDAAVTELELAALDEERTRIADGRRISALAGTPADGALASGMAMRVGDVAEIAGVATLPAARRRGLGAALTATLARELLAAGTDLVFLSAGSEEIARVYLRVGFRRIGTACIAEPAALIP; this is encoded by the coding sequence GTGGATCCGCTCAACAAGCACGTCTTCGACCGGTTGGAACGTTTCTACGACGCGGTGCCCCGCGACGTCGCCGGTGCGGAGGAACATGGCGGGCTGGTGTTGTTCGTCCGCGACGGCAACGGTTGGCCGTTCTACGCCCGTCCCCGGCTCGACGCCGCCGAACCGCCGTCGCTGGCCGACGTGGCCTCGGTGCGCGAGCGGCAACGGAAGCTGGGCCTGCCGGAAGCCTTCGAGTGGGTGCACGAGACGAGCCCCGAACTGCTGGCGGTCGCCCGCTCGGCAGGTCTGCACGTGCTGGAGGCACCGCTGATGGTGCTCGACCCGACGGCGCTGCCCGACCCGGCGACGCTGTCCGACGTGGCGGTACGCGTGCTGGCCGCCGACTCCCCCGGCTTCGCCGCCGACGTCGCCGCCCGGCGCGCCGTGGCAGCCGTGTCGTTCGCCGCCGCCGGCACCGCGCCCGGGGAGGCCGGCCCGGCCGAGCGGGACGCCGCCGTCACCGAACTCGAACTCGCCGCGCTCGACGAGGAGCGCACCCGGATCGCCGACGGCCGACGGATTTCCGCGCTGGCCGGTACGCCCGCCGACGGTGCGCTGGCCAGCGGCATGGCCATGCGGGTCGGCGACGTCGCCGAGATCGCCGGAGTGGCCACCCTCCCGGCCGCCCGCCGACGTGGGCTGGGCGCCGCGCTCACCGCCACCCTGGCCCGGGAACTGCTCGCGGCCGGCACCGACCTGGTCTTCCTCTCCGCAGGCAGCGAGGAGATCGCCCGGGTCTACCTGCGGGTCGGCTTCCGCCGCATCGGCACCGCCTGCATCGCCGAACCCGCAGCCCTGATCCCCTAA
- a CDS encoding NUDIX hydrolase, translating to MSALTWAVAAVVNDDTGRVLLCQQGRGERRYALPGGRLRPAESPVRAALRDIRAETGWEIELVDLVGVYHLTRSPGEAAAGRVGPQPDVLVHVFRARAAGVRPAADPPPGCRLSWHSPDALPGTVTPLTRAAVTDARAGRSGVLQDVPCPPGTVAPAPLPAAGQPPEQRGEVANPSLRP from the coding sequence ATGAGCGCGCTCACCTGGGCGGTCGCCGCGGTCGTCAACGACGACACCGGCCGGGTGCTGCTCTGTCAGCAGGGTCGGGGTGAGCGCCGCTACGCGCTGCCAGGTGGGCGACTACGTCCGGCGGAGAGCCCGGTGCGGGCGGCGCTGCGGGACATCCGGGCGGAGACCGGCTGGGAGATCGAGCTGGTCGACCTGGTGGGCGTCTACCACCTCACCCGCTCTCCAGGCGAGGCTGCGGCCGGCCGCGTCGGGCCGCAGCCGGACGTCCTCGTGCACGTGTTCCGGGCCCGCGCGGCCGGGGTCCGACCCGCCGCCGACCCACCGCCGGGCTGCCGGTTGTCCTGGCACTCCCCCGACGCGCTGCCCGGGACGGTCACGCCTCTCACCCGGGCCGCCGTCACCGACGCTCGCGCCGGCCGCTCCGGCGTACTCCAGGATGTTCCCTGCCCGCCCGGCACCGTCGCCCCCGCGCCACTGCCGGCAGCAGGGCAGCCACCGGAGCAACGCGGCGAGGTCGCGAACCCCTCCCTGCGCCCCTGA